CCGCCGGATACGGCGCAGCCAGGGCCCTGACCGCGGTCCCGCGCTGGGTGCTGCCCTGGGGTCCCCGAGTCCCAGCCAAGGGGCCGCAGGGCTCCGGGCCTGGGGACCAGCCCCGCCGCTGTCCCCAGCTAGGGTCCTGCGCAACGTGTGGTACTGGCTCCTGCACATCGGCGACGTGTGCAACGCTGAGCTGGGCAACCCCTACCTCAAGTGTGCGCGGGTCTTCGACGACGCCAAGGACCGCTGCATGCACGTTGTCCCCTGGGCCTATCACCTGTGCTACGTGCTCATGCCCTTCAAGCTCGCGCTGTGCGGACTGGCCAGCGGTGAGGGCCGGCGAGCGCCTGCGGGGCATGGCCAGTGAGCAGGGGGTCCGTCGGCGGGGCCGGGCCCGCGCTGGGGGCACTGGGGGCACTGGGAGAAGCCGGTTTGGAGCCCTTGCGGAGgtcagcagcaggagagggaagccaGAGGACCCGGAGGCGGGAGGGCCGCGTGCCTCCGCCTCCCCTGACGCTCGGTCTCTGGGTCCCAGTGGTGCAGGTGTTCTGCATTATCCCCAAGTACCTCCAGCCTTTCTTGCGAAAGACCCTTGGCACCCGTGAGtggccccctcccagccctgctgcgGGGGTACTCCTGGGGACTCTCCCCTCTCCAGGCCGGCGGTGCTCCCAGTCCCCAGTGAGAatgcaggagggaggaaaggtgcCGGGCAGGGACGCCGGAGGCCCAGCCtgggctggagcagggagaggaccAAGACGTCCTACCCCCGCTCCCCCCTCCCCGGtcctcccagcccagggcagggcactGAGCTGGGCGGGCACAGAGAGGGGCCGTGGTGTCAGGCCCCTGGTGGTGACAGCATGGACCGCGGGGGCTTTGTCATCTCCTCCTCGGGTTGGGGGGTCCCGGCTGTTCTGCGAGCTAtgccaggccctgcccccacTAATTCTCCTGGCTTCCGGCTCCCCTGCACCTGCTGGCCCCAGCTGTGAGGAACCTAATTAACCGGGTGCGTCAGGAGTTCGAGTTCAACGTGACGGCCGCCCACCACTTCTCCGTGGACCTCAATGCCTCTCGGAGCCTGTCGCAGGTGGCCCTGGACCTCCATGAAGCCGTCAGCCTGAAGCTGCACCGTGTCCGAGAGGCCCTGGCCCTGATGGGCTACACCACGCCTCTGCTGCTTTCGCTCCTGTACCTCCAGTGAGGGAGGGCCCCAGCTGGGGGCTTGGGCTGCGCGGCACCAGGTCGCCCCCAGGGCCTCCAGGAAGGCTGGAGCCTGGGGGCCAGGGGACGTGGGACCCTGCGGGAGTCGGTGTGGGCTGGGGAGCTGAGGGGCCTCCATTTACCTTGCCAGAGCTCTGTTCTACCGGTACTGTTACTTGAACTGGGTCGGTTATGACAACGTGTACATCACCAGCCGGTTCCTACGCATGGAGGCCATCCGCTCCGAGGCGGGGCTGCCCACGGTGCTGCCCCTCAGCGCCCATGAGGCCAGACGCTACATCCAGCCTGGTGAGGGCCCCAAGATTGGAGACCAAGACCCAGGAGGACACCAgggcctcccctccaccccagccctgaCCCTAGGCCCTGTGCACAGCCCTGTCTCTGGGGAGCCCTCGGTCCCAAAGGGGGGACCTCCCGGCACCCAGACacccagacacagaaagaagggcagaggaagctTCCGGGGCCCCGGACATCCCGACAGAGGGAAGTgtaggtggggaggggctgccagCTGAGGGAAGGGGGGCTTTGGGGGTGAGGCCAGAAGTATGAACCTGCCAACATGGAGAGGAagcctggggggctggggctgggctgcccAGGAGGGTGGGTTCCTCTAGCCTCAGAGCCCCTCCCAGCCTTGTCCGGGGACCGTCCCAGCTTCCACACCAGATGAGCAAACAGGCCCTGGCTCGGAATGGGGTGTGCTCCGCCGGGAGAATAAGCAGCGGCCTCCTGACTGCGCTCCCCGCAGGTTCCGTCTTCCTGTCCAGGTGGGAGCAGATGTTCTACACCCTGGCCATCCTCAGCCTTGCCCGGCACCTCCTCCTCGTGCTGGCCCTGGTCTTCCTGGACTACGCCGTCTTCTGGGTGCTCGACCTGGCCCGGTACCAGTTGCAGGGGGAGATCGTGGCCCGCAGTGAGTGCCCGGGCCTCGCGCTGTGGTCCCCTTGGTCGGCGTCCTGGACCCAGGTGGCCTCCTGGGTCCCAGGGATTGCCTGGAGGTCCCTAGGTCACTGTGACTCATCAGCCCCGATCCTGCCGCCGCCAGCCCTCCAATCCTCCTGGGACCCCTGCCTCCGAGTCCTGGGTCCACCATACGGAGTAGTCAAAAGCACAGGACCTGGAGTCAGGGAGCCTGCCCTCTGCGGCGGTGACTCGGGCCATTCCCGAACCCCCCAGAGCTTCAGTCGCCTCTTCTTCGGAGCTGGGATGCTGGGCGCAGCCCCCGGGTCGCTTGAAGGGGCCCAGGACGCCTTGTGTGGGAGGGCCCGGGAGGCCGTGCTGATGAGCGTGCGGGACCACAGGGAGTAATGACTCCCATCCTGTGCGCAGAGGCCGGCGGCACTTAGAAAGCGCCCAACACAGTCACCGGCACACTCAGTCCGGCGCCCACCGCATGCGGGACACGGGGCACATTAGCAAGTGCTTGAAAGCAAATGCTGCTGGGCCGTCGTGGGGACAGGGACGGACTCATGGAGCATCGAGGCCTCTCCAAGAGgctcctggggggcaggggcttggtggggccctggggcagcagaggcccctggctggggggtggggctgcgAGCTGCCCTGTCCCACCACCCGCCCCCTGGCACCGGCCCTCACAGAGTGCGCTGTGCCAGGCCCCGTGCTAGTGTCCATAACCGTGGAAGGCACCGGCTACACTGGGAGGATTTACCGGGACCTGGTGTCGGCGTTCGACGTCTTGCAGCAAAGCAACATCAGCATCTTGTCCCGGCACTGCCTCCTGAGGCCCTCGGAGCCAGATGCCACCGGTTACATCGTCATCGGTACCGGCCTCGGCCGTGAGGGCACGGGGTGGGGAAGGAACAGGCGTGGCAGAGGGCGTGAGGACCGGGGGTGCGGAGGCGGCCGGCAGCCCGCACCCGCAGACGGCGGTTCTTGGCCCCGCCGCCCCCCAGGCATCCTGTACGGCCTGAGTTTCTTCGTCACGCTGTTCGGCAACTACGTCAGCAGGCTGCGGCGGGCCATCTGCGCCTCCTACTATCCGTCGAGGGAGCAGGTGAGCGGCCACAGCCGcggccgcccccacccctgcctgctggGAGCCCACGGCCGTCTGTCTTGGTTTGGGGGAGCTTCGACTCCTCGATGGCGCCAGTCCTCTCTCCTCTGGCTGAAGTCCCGCTAGGCACATGACCTGGACGGCGGGTATCCGGGCCCCAGAGGTGCTGAGAGCAGGGGTGCCTCTTGGGGGGGGCGTTGGCTGAGAAGGAGCTTGTCGTCCCCAGAGTGTGGGGAAGGGCATGGCCGCCGGGGTCCGTGCTGGCGTGTTGAGGCGCAAGTGGAAATGCAGCAGTTGGGCGCTCGATTGCCAGTCAGTCCTGGAGCGTGCGGCGGAGCCCTCCGCACCCTGTGCCAGGATGAAGCCGACCTCGCCCGGTGCTTGCGGTCTCAAGGCCAGACAGGCTTTTAACCAGATATTACAAGGAAGAAGTGTTTTTGTGCAGTGTTTTTGTGCAGAAATAAAGAAAGTGCTATGAACACCCAGAGGACAGACTAGGTCACCCCACCTAGCGGAGCCCAGGGCCTTCCCAAAGGAAGAGGCATCGGAGCCAGGCCTAGACGGATTCAGAAGCGTGGGCAGAAGGCAAAGGAcgggagtggggatggggggcaAAAGGCATTCCGGGTGGACGAGACTGGATCAAGGCAGATCCCGGCCCCGATCTCCCCTCCACCAGGAGAGGATCTCCTACCTCTACAACCTACTTCTGAGCCACCGAACCAATCTGCCGGCGACCGTGCACCGAGCAGCGAGACGGCGGGCAGCGGACCAGGGCCACGCAAGTGTCCTCCAGAAGCTGGCCAGGCGGTGGGCCCACTGTCCCCCCTTGCAGAAGTGGGGCAAGAGGGGACAGAAAAAGAGCCAGAGGTCACAGTGGCTCCCTTCTTAAGTCCCTGAGGTTTGGCTGAAGAGGGTGCCCGTTCTCTGTGATCCATGCGCGAAGACGGAGACAGGGATGAGAACTCTGGGCggtgggcagtggggggagggggcggacaGGACACAGAGGTTGCTGCTGAGGGGGGTCAGGCTGCAGCGAGGCCCGCCCCCGCTGGTGGGCGGTGTTGGGTGTGGAGTGGGCTGGCGCGTCAGCGTCTGGGACTCCTCCCCAGGTGCTCCTGTCTGGGCCCCGTGCTCAGCCACTTCTGGCCGCTCCAGGATTATTGCCTGGGCTGTGGGCAGCTCCACGACCCCGAGGACACGGAGAACTTTGTGTCCTGCAGCACCCCGGGCTGCCGAGGTGAGCCCCCGGGGTtggacctctcccctctccctgtgggGACTCCCCACAGTCGTGTGTGACAATTGGCTATGGTCCTTCCTCTGTGGACTTCTGGAACTCACACTTTAGGCCCCTCCCTTCGTGACCACATGTTCTTGTCTACAGAGAACCGTGAGAAGCTCATTCTCCCTGTGTTTGCCTTAATTCTGTTGGTGGTAACCACTCGTTCGCAAGTGGCATTGCAGCCGGGCCCTGGCTTGTCCCTCTGTGAGGACAGTCCCTGCAGGGCTGGAAGCGAGGGGAGCTTGGTGGCGGGGTGGGTGGACTAGCTCAGCCACCTTTTCCTGCCCTCCTGGTGTTTGCAGGGCTCTTCTGCCCCACCTGCTTCCGTCTCCTGGACAACACCTGCTCCGTGTGTGCGGCGCCCCTCTCCCAGCAGGGGGGCCTGGACCTGGAGCTGTGAGTCTCCGGGGGATGCAGTGGCCGCAGTCCTGTCCGTGGGGGCGGTGGGAGCTGCCGCCTGATGGGAGGCTTTCCCAGGGACTCCAGTGACGAGGAGGCCCCCCGCCTCTGGCTGGCCGCCGCTCGGAGGAAGAACCCTGAGCAGGAGCGTTTCCTGCGGCAGCAGCTGCAGGAGGCCCTGGGCAGGACCCTTGCTTCGGAGTCCAGCTCCGAGGTCAGGTGAGCAGAAAGCAGCACCTGGGGCCGGGGAGGCCTGAGCTGTCATGTGTGCAGTGGGCTCCTGGGCTGCGTGGCCCTGTGCTAGGGCTGGAGACAGCTGAAGGGCTTGTGGCAGAGTTGGGGGGGGACCCGTCCAGCTTGCCCTGAGCGAGCCTATGGAGCGGTGGGGAGTGATAGCGGGCCGGTGTCCCCGTCCAGGAGAGCAGCCGGCCAGGTCAGGCAGCGGACAGAACAGCTGGGTTGGGATGAGGTTGAGTTAATGAGGGCTTCAGGAAGCAGGTTTCGGGGGTAACCTGGGTGTCTGCTGGgccaaggggcagaggagagcatGGGGTCGAGGAGCCTGGGGGGAGCCTGGAGAATGGGAGATGTTtgggaggctgtgtgtgtgtcacTCGAGTCAGGGGCGCCAGGATGAGCTGggaagtggaggggcagagagctggCTGAGTGCCCTGGTGGCCGTCTGAAGATCCCGGGAAATGGCCCCACTCGTTCCTGGCTCTGTTCTAGCCTGAGCTAAGAAGGCAGTGGGAAGCCAGGGCGGCCTCAGGACGGAGGTGCTGAGGATGGGGGCGCTTGGGACGGCGTGGTGCCAGCCGAGCGGAAGGACAGGCTCTGGGGGAAGAAGAGGGCTCGGGTGGGGAGCTCTGGGCTGTCTGGAGGGAAGCTGGCAGCCCAGGGGCCGCTACAAAAGGCCTGGGGTCTGGGCCTGTGGCTCCAGGCTTGAGTTATTACAGCGGGGAaggggggtgagggcagggcaggaagggtGAAGGGAAAGGGGCCGAACCCTGAGGGGCTCAGGCGCAAACCAAGTGGGGGAGAGACCGGAGCAGCCGGGGGCCCAGCGTCGTCACGCCGAGACaggcgaggcggcggcggcggtggagAGGCCGCTGGAGTGGCTGTGGGACATTTCTCGTGGTCCCGAGCAAGCCCAAACCAGAGCAGACCGTAACGGGCCATAGGCCAGTAGGTAGAGAAGACCCAGAAGGAAGCCGTGCGTGGCTCGGTGTCAGAGCCCGAGACGCTCGGTCCTGTCCCTGGGGAGTCACTGCCGGAGTCGAACAAGGAAGCTAGTCGGGgaggagcggggagcctgcgtctgcACAGCGGCAGAGCAGGCTGGGAGCCGGCCCAAGGGGATGTGGGGCTCCCCAGGAAGGGGAGAGCTGAGCCCTTCGGAGGTGACGGAGGGCCCCTGAGGCACCGGGTCTGGGCCAGGTGGCCCGGCGGCCTCCGGAGAGCGGCATGCCCCGAGCGGAGTGAGTGCTCTCCAGGCCGCTGGCCTTGCCGCTCCCTGCAGGCTCAGAGGACCGGGAGCCCTGCTGAGGGCGCCAGGAAGGGGCTGGGAGTGGATGGTTGCAAGGACCGGGTCTAGGGGGCAAAACACCTGCCCTGGGAGTGCCCTGGGAGCAGCGGGCTCGCGGGGCCTCAAAGGCGCAGACACTGCACGCGCGTGGCGCAGCCGGACTGACCTCCAGGGTGCTGCTGGGTGACGTGGCTTTCTTCGGGACCAGGACCCGAGGGCTGAAGGCTCTTTTTTGGGTGGATCAGGGGAAGGACACTGGGGagagaacggggggggggggggtgtcttcaGGAAGCGTGTGATAGGACTGGCCTTGGGGTAGAAACGGGGCCGCCTCCCTGGGGAAGTCCAAGGTCCCTGCCTCCCTGAGGTGTGAGAGCAAGAGCAACACAGAATGGGTCGTGGCCAGGGAACGTTCTGGGATAAACCCAGGGGTGGCCAAGGCTGGGGGTCGCTctgggagcaggagcagaggcctCTGTGGCCATGGGGTCAAAGCTAGAGAGGTGAGGAGGGTGGGGGCCACATAAGCAGTTGGTCTGGCCGTGGCCCCCTGGGTGGGTGCAGCAGATGTCTGGGGAGATAGCTGTGGCCCCCGGGGGGCAGGTGCCACTGGCAGGACCTCTGCAACATCCCATGTACCAGCAGGTTGATGAGCAGCCTTCATTTGGGAGGCCTGCATACAAATCGCAGTGGGCACGGGCTGGTGTGAacggggcaggggagggatggGCACGGGCTGTTGTGAACCGGCAGGGGGAATGGTAAGctgaggggcgggggaggaagtGAAGCTTTATTTTCAGAGATTCCTGGGGGCTCCCTGAACTTAAAAGCGGGGtcgtggggaggggggaagcttGATCCCTGACCATGTAGGTGTAACACCAAGGTCACTACTGGTTCTGTCCTTAttggccatgtgaccttgggcaagggatTGCCCCCTGGTCCGTCAGCACCAGCCTAAAACTGGGGCTCTTGAGCCACAGGCTGAGATCCTGTGGGGACCAGGAGCAgcggaggctgggaagtctggaCAGGGCAGGCGTGCACCTGTGGAAACGGCGCCCCTGACCGCGCCACTCCCTTGCCCTCCTCACTAGTGACCTGGACGAGGAGAAGGGGCCTCGGCAGAGGACACACAGTTAGCGGCTCCAACCGGACGCCCAGTCTTTCGGGGTTCCCACCCTGTCTCTGCCCACCCTCGGCCGCCCTCCCAAACCCTCTGCCCACCGCAGTCCCCTCCAGCTCCAGaagcctggcccctccccctcttctctccagcccctgatccctcccccccacccccaaatgaaGGAACCAAAAGCAGACACGGGTGTGAgtcttaaattattatttcttcctgtCGTTTACAccggaggtgggggcaggggaagagggggggaagaggagggggggaaATTGCCTCCCCCCCTAAGGCACTGAGTGGAGAAGCcgcaaggggggaggggggaggtcaCATTGTCCTCACTCTCTGGGGCTGGGCCCCAGGTCTCCCCCATCACCTGAAATGCTAAGATGAGGCCCAGGGCAACCcgacctcccccaaccccaataTATTACATCATCACTTTTTAAATAGATACAGGGACTGGTCCCGCTACCCCCTCCCTGTGACACCCCCTCACTCCTGGGGGTACCTGGGCAGCTGTGCAAATGGGCATGAGGGTGCAGGGGAGGACGGGAGAGCACCGGGCCCCGTAACCTGCCCCTTTTAGGAAGGGGGAGGGGCCGCCAGGCCAGGGAGGGGAAATAGTGCAAGGCAGAGCCCAGGCCGCAAAGGGGGGGGGCAGCACCCAGCGAGGGAGGGAGgcggacaccccccacccccagcagaatCGGGTAGTTAAAAATCTGAAACTAGATTTCATCGAGACCGACAGAAGAGGCTATGTACAGACCCGGGCGGACTCCGTGGGGGTCACTCTCCGCGACCCAGCGGGACCCCAGccggcacccccacccccgcccgggcGCCCGCGGCTCTCGGGAACGGCCGCCAGGGGGCGCCCGCCCGCGCGCTCCGCAGCCCGCAGCCCCTCACCCCGTCCCGCAGCCCGCGCCGCGCCAGCCTGGGGGCGGCGTGAGTCAGGGGCGGCCCGGCGGCGGCTCCGGCTCGCacctgggcaggaggaggagaggagggcaggagccACCCGGCCCGCCCTGCCCTCTGGCCCCGGGGAGGGAGCGGCGGGAACAAGACATTCCCTGCCCGGGGACgcgggaggggagggcagggccgggGCGGAGAGCCGAGCGGAGCGGCCCCTCCCGCTGCCCCCAGGGGCGGGCGAGCCGCTCAGGCCACCCCGCCCCCTGCTCCTTCAGGACCCCGTGACTCAGCGCTCGGagcctggcgggggtgggggggtaggtgaggtgcggggggtgggggggtggggaggatgcggcgggggggggggggcgcgcgcGAGGACGGCTCCTTCCTGCGGGCCCAATCCCCGAGGCTTTCCAGCCTCTACCtcgcttccccccacccactcctcCTCGCCGCCCCCTTTGCATAATTCTCTGCCGGGGAAAGGGAAcagaaagcaggaaggagggggtctcagaaggggagggaggggcggtcCTTCACCCCCGGACTCCGCCAAACCCCTGGGGGCATGGGGGCGGGGCGAGGCTTTGGtcccaagccccccaccccctagaAACCCGCATAGCCGAAGAGGAACCCCACAAATCAGAAATACATTATTGCTTCTACTCCCCAGGAGCGGCTGGGGACAGGGTCCCACCGTTCACAACAAACAGCTGGAAATGGAGACGTACTATGGGGATCACTCCTTAGGAGTTCACCCCAATCTGGGGAGCCCCCGACCCCAAAGCCTTCTCAGCTTGGAACTGGAATGAGGGCTCCGGGGCGACAGGGAAGGACTGCTGAAGCCAGGGAGCCCAGCGCCCGGCCCCCAGCCCTGTCCAGCCCGCGTGCCCCCGCTGCTTGGCATGGGCGCCCCGGCCGCGCGCTGCTGGGGACGGCCACCGGCCCTCTTTAAGAGGACTCCATGGTACCTTCAGCCTTAGGCGTCCTGggtgccccctcctcctcctcctcatcaggGGGGCCCAGGGTGGAGACCGGGGGCCCAGGCGGGGCTGACTGCTCCCAGAACCGAGccagagagaggtggaaggtgTCCAAGTGGCCATTGGAGAGGTCGAGGCCCGCGGCGGCCGGCGCGGCAGCGGAGGGGGGCGGGTCGTCCTTGCGGCGCCGCCGGGTGCGCACCTCCAGGCAGTTCTGACCCTTGAGGTGGCGCTGCAGGTGGTCCTCCTTGGCGAAAGCCTTGTGGCACAGGTGGCACTCATAGGGCCGGTCCCCCGTGTGCAGGTGCATGTGGTTCTTGAGGTCGTAGCTGTGCAGGAAGCGGGCTGGGCAGTGCGGGCAAGAGTAGGGGCGCTCTCCCGTGTGCTTCCGCATGTGGATCTTCAGCTTGTCGTTCCTggcgggcagggggaggggcgccgGTCAGGCCCaggaccaccccctccccaacccctccatcCACCGCTGGTGGGcagcgcccccaccccccggcttCCAAGCCCAGAGCTGTCCTGAGCCCAACCTACCTCCGTCACCTTTCTCCCGACCTCCCAGTCTGGGTGTCTCCAGGGGCTCTGGGGACCTCCACACCCCCAGTCGTTCTGGGCGGGGAACCCCTgctgggtcccccccccccccccggggggggggggggctagtgCTCACCGGGTGAAGCGGACGCCGCAAACCTCACAGGCAAAGGGCTTCTCCCCCGTGTGGGTCCTCATGTGGCGCGGCAGCTTGCCGGCCCCGTGGATGATCTTGTGACAGACCGGGCactcctggggcatctgggagcGGCGCTTGCGCACCAGCTTGTCCTGGCCATCCAGGCCTGGGGCCAGAGTGTCCTGGTGCAGCGAACTCAGGTAGGCCATCAGGTCGGGGTCAATGGCGTCCTCGTCCGAGCCCAGCTCCTCTGGGGACAGCGGGGGTCCTCCCCCCTGCGCCATCCCGTAGGCAGAAGGATACAccagctcctcttcctcctcatcaccCTCGTAGGGCTCGTAAGCCAGGGGCCCCTCGGGGGGTGAAGCAGTCCCCGCTGGAGGGCTGTAGCTGTCCCCCAGCCCGCTGCCTGTGCCGCGCTCCACTCTGCCCCccgccacctcctcctcctcatagGTCGTGGGGTGGGCAGGTACCGTGGGTGCCTCGGGCACTAAGTGGTTTGCCCGGGCCCCCTTGGTCTGCAAGAAAGCTTTCCGGGGCT
The window above is part of the Mustela nigripes isolate SB6536 chromosome 10, MUSNIG.SB6536, whole genome shotgun sequence genome. Proteins encoded here:
- the DCST2 gene encoding DC-STAMP domain-containing protein 2; translation: MPRLMKDHVLPLGTEEPSVARTMVRSLGGFSLGMSLATAYGLLQLLVEGHSPWGCLVGTLTLAAFLSLGMGFSRQVRVTVLLLLPQAFSRQGRMLLLVAAFGLVLQGPCANTLRNFTQASEAVACGAELALNQTAQVLEQAKQPLVSALNKIKAIAQKAKEVADRVRKFFRSIMDGVKHVARVLRNVWYWLLHIGDVCNAELGNPYLKCARVFDDAKDRCMHVVPWAYHLCYVLMPFKLALCGLASVVQVFCIIPKYLQPFLRKTLGTPVRNLINRVRQEFEFNVTAAHHFSVDLNASRSLSQVALDLHEAVSLKLHRVREALALMGYTTPLLLSLLYLQALFYRYCYLNWVGYDNVYITSRFLRMEAIRSEAGLPTVLPLSAHEARRYIQPGSVFLSRWEQMFYTLAILSLARHLLLVLALVFLDYAVFWVLDLARYQLQGEIVARSPVLVSITVEGTGYTGRIYRDLVSAFDVLQQSNISILSRHCLLRPSEPDATGYIVIGILYGLSFFVTLFGNYVSRLRRAICASYYPSREQERISYLYNLLLSHRTNLPATVHRAARRRAADQGHASVLQKLARRCSCLGPVLSHFWPLQDYCLGCGQLHDPEDTENFVSCSTPGCRGLFCPTCFRLLDNTCSVCAAPLSQQGGLDLELDSSDEEAPRLWLAAARRKNPEQERFLRQQLQEALGRTLASESSSEVSDLDEEKGPRQRTHS
- the ZBTB7B gene encoding zinc finger and BTB domain-containing protein 7B, giving the protein MGSPEDDLIGIPFPDHSSELLSCLNEQRQLGHLCDLTIRTQGLEYRTHRAVLAACSHYFKKLFTEGGGAVAGAGGGGAAAGAAGAGVCELDFVGPEALGALLEFAYTATLTTSSANMPAVLQAARLLEIPCVIAACMEILQGSGLEAPSPDEDDCERARQYLEAFATATATATASSGVPNGEDRPPQGPLPPLPQPTPRPVARRSRKPRKAFLQTKGARANHLVPEAPTVPAHPTTYEEEEVAGGRVERGTGSGLGDSYSPPAGTASPPEGPLAYEPYEGDEEEEELVYPSAYGMAQGGGPPLSPEELGSDEDAIDPDLMAYLSSLHQDTLAPGLDGQDKLVRKRRSQMPQECPVCHKIIHGAGKLPRHMRTHTGEKPFACEVCGVRFTRNDKLKIHMRKHTGERPYSCPHCPARFLHSYDLKNHMHLHTGDRPYECHLCHKAFAKEDHLQRHLKGQNCLEVRTRRRRKDDPPPSAAAPAAAGLDLSNGHLDTFHLSLARFWEQSAPPGPPVSTLGPPDEEEEEGAPRTPKAEGTMESS